In Coccidioides posadasii str. Silveira chromosome 4, complete sequence, one genomic interval encodes:
- a CDS encoding uncharacterized protein (SECRETED:SignalP(1-28)~EggNog:ENOG410PXZ8~COG:U~MEROPS:MER0015644), producing MRTALSSCLPVLRILASTFMAWKLLSLATNTSHPAMVVLSGSMEPAFQRGDIIFLSNWTQQVEVGDIPVLWFEGNPLPMVHRAVEVQYDGTGRQLIMTKGDNSKLRDVALYPPGQIYVYRTQVVGVVRGYVPYLGWVTIAFREVPWLRELLIIGIGAIGMFQIMLGQEEKLTGKGGKKE from the exons ATGCGAACCGCACTGTCATCATGCCTGCCCGTGCTCAGAATCCTTGCTTCAACGTTCATGGCGTGGAAACTCCTCAGTCTAGCCACCAACACTTCCCATCCCGCTATGGTAGTCCTTTCAGGATCTATGGAACCCGCTTTCCAGAGAGGTGATATCATCTTCCTCTCGAATTGGACTCAGCAGGTGGAAGTCGGAGATATCCCTGTCCTTTGGTTCGAGGGAAACCCATTACCGATGGTCCATCGCGCAGTGGAAGTGCAGTACGA TGGGACCGGCCGACAGTTAATCATGACCAAGGGTGATAACAGCAAGCTAAGAGATGTGGCGCTGTACCCTCCTGGTCAAATATATGTGTACCGAACCCAGGTTGTTGGCGTGGTGCGAGGGTATGTGCCTTATTTGGGTTGGGTGACAATTGCCTTCAGGGAGGTTCCCTGGCTTAGGGAACTGTTGATTATTGGCATTGGTGCTATAGGGATGTTTCAAATAATGCTTGGACAGGAAGAAAAATTAACTGGGAAAGGAGGAAAGAAAGAGTAA
- a CDS encoding uncharacterized protein (EggNog:ENOG410PSYJ~TransMembrane:3 (o60-78i85-107o113-135i)) has protein sequence MPIKGLHLTRLAASILASNNSIVRTQLTTCKRLLLYIPSCPQNRTSPDILFTLKSTLKPIKMKAITIVAPVLASLVFLQGVPAPVLAGLGAAIAAGGAAGAAAGVAASGVSAGIISGVVGGVVSGGVSVGVTCAVTKSCKHRRSAYIHARQMARELRKELGVRRDGAGPAPPGVPQHNWDDCYNDALKGHITITGPVNEKDIRVEGLPTSCMVLATVLDGNTSGGPTPIPCGTSCMDWTGMTPEYYEEIRGIINAQILNQ, from the coding sequence ATGCCTATAAAAGGGCTGCATTTGACCCGTCTAGCTGCGAGTATTCTTgccagcaacaacagcatcGTCCGCACTCAACTCACCACTTGCAAAAGATTACTTCTCTATATACCCTCCTGTCCCCAAAATCGAACTTCGCCAGATATCCTATTCACTCTGAAATCCACTCTGAAACCGATCAAGATGAAAGCCATCACCATCGTCGCGCCCGTCCTCGCCAGTCTCGTCTTCCTTCAGGGAGTTCCCGCTCCAGTTTTGGCCGGCCTTGGCGCTGCTATAGCTGCTGGAGGTGCTGCTGGAGCGGCCGCTGGAGTGGCCGCTAGTGGAGTCAGCGCCGGTATCATTTCTGGTGTCGTCGGTGGTGTCGTTTCCGGAGGAGTTAGCGTAGGCGTCACCTGCGCAGTCACAAAGTCCTGCAAACACCGTCGTTCTGCCTACATTCACGCACGACAGATGGCCCGGGAGCTCAGAAAAGAGCTTGGTGTCCGAAGGGACGGCGCGGGCCCTGCACCTCCTGGCGTGCCTCAACATAACTGGGACGACTGCTATAATGATGCTTTGAAAGGCCACATCACAATCACTGGGCCCGTTAACGAAAAGGATATTCGAGTGGAGGGTCTGCCTACCAGCTGCATGGTACTCGCCACAGTCCTTGACGGCAACACTTCGGGAGGTCCCACACCCATTCCCTGCGGCACTTCTTGCATGGATTGGACCGGCATGACACCCGAGTACTATGAGGAAATCCGCGGTATTATCAATGCCCAAATCCTGAACCAATAG